ATGTACACCAGAAACTTCCATTGGAAGACGCGATAATTGATTTAATCATCAGCGGGCTGGTGCTCGAACATGTGTGCAATTTACCCGAGTTCTTCGCAGAGGTCTGCCGAGTCCTGAAGCCAGATGGCCGTGCTATTCTTTCAACCATGCATCCAGCGATGTTTCTGAAAGGCAGTCAGGCCCGCTTTACCGATCCGATTTCAGGTGAACTGGTTCAGCCTGGAAGCATTGCACATTCCATCAGCGATTTCATCATGGGTGCCCTGCAAGCCGGGCTGGAACTAAATCATATAGAGGAATCGAAGCCGGATGCTGATTTCGTCCGGCAGTATCCCCGTGCAGAAAAGTATCTCGATTGGCCAATGCTGGCAGTATTCTCCTTCAAGCGTCACCGAGTTAGATCATGACAGCCAACGAATTCCGCAAGATGGCCTTGAAGCTGCCCGATGTGCAGGAATCAGCACATATGGATCATCCTGATTTCCGTTATGTGAACAAGATCTTTGCTTCGCTGGGTACACAAGAAAGTTATGGGATGGTCAACCTGACTTCTGAACAACAGAAGGAGTTTCTGGCATCTCATCCCGAAGCGTTTGAACCCTGTGCCGGTGTATGGGGGAAACGGGGCTACACCAAAGTGATTCTGGAGAATGCCGATAAGGCAGCAGTCAAGGAGGCCTTGGAGTTGGCTTGGAAAAAAGTTGCTTCTACGATTCGACCCAGTTCCAAAAGGAAAAAATAGCGGCTGCAGCGCTTGTTAAATATTTTGCTGGCATTGATCATTCCAATCTAATACTAGACACATGAAATCACAACATCATTGGAGCTTCCATGTCCAGGTATGTCGATGCGTTCCTGATTCCCCCTTGCTTCGCAGAATGTTGAACAGTGTCAGAAGATAACTAGTCAGGCTGGCGTTATCTGGAAGGAACATGGTGCACTGGAATATGATGAATGCCTGTTGATGATCTGGATTGCAAAGATATGGTTTCCTTTTTGAAATCGGCAGATGCCAAAGAAGGGGAAACAATAATCGTTGCCTGGATTCTTTATGAATCGAAAGCCAAGCGGGATGAAGTGAATGCCAAGGTGATGGCTGATCCTCGAATAGCCAACATGATGGAACCGGGTACGATGCCTTTTGAAAACAAACGTACGGCATACGACGGATTTACGACCTTGATGGAAGTTCGTTAGAAAGTGCCTGATTTTCCAGTTATTCCTGTGTGGTAAAAATTTAGGGTGTATTTGACACCTATATCGATTTTGTGACCTATAGTTATTTGATCGCCCAAGAATTATTTCATTGCCTGAATGAGGCTTTATGATCGCCGAAGCTTGCCTCTCGGATGTTGAGCAATTTTTCAGCGTCCTGCAAAAGAGTGCGTTATTAGATGAAGAAACATTTGAGATTTGGCGTAATCGGGTACCCATGCCAACCGATGCCCGCACACTGGCCTCTGTCATGGTGCGCGATGGTGTCTTGACCAAATACCAAGGCAACCGATTACTACAAGGGAAGTATCACGGCTTCGTCGTTGGACCCTACACTATTCTTGATCTTCTCGTGGAAGGCAAGAGCGATGCCAGCTTTCTCGCTTGGCATCATGCGATGAACCGCAAAGTAGCACTTAAAGTGGTGAAGCAGAACCTCGACCACTGCAAAGTGACACATGAACGGTTCATGCGTGAGGCACGCATTACAGCTACAGTCAACCACCCAAATATCGTTAAGGTTTTTGATTTCGTCGAAGAAAACGGAATACAGTTCCTGGTGATGGAATATGTAGAAGGCAAGAATCTGCTGCAGTTGATCGAAGCGAATGGCCCCATTGCGCCGGCTAAAGCTATTGAATACATTTGTCATGCAGCTGCTGGCCTACAACACGCGCATGATCAGGGCATTATTCATCGGGACATCAAGCCTTCCAATCTGATTCTCAATCATAAAGGTCAGGTCAAGATTCTGGACATGGGACATTCCCGTTTTTCAGACGATGAAACGATG
The DNA window shown above is from Planctomycetia bacterium and carries:
- a CDS encoding protein kinase translates to MIAEACLSDVEQFFSVLQKSALLDEETFEIWRNRVPMPTDARTLASVMVRDGVLTKYQGNRLLQGKYHGFVVGPYTILDLLVEGKSDASFLAWHHAMNRKVALKVVKQNLDHCKVTHERFMREARITATVNHPNIVKVFDFVEENGIQFLVMEYVEGKNLLQLIEANGPIAPAKAIEYICHAAAGLQHAHDQGIIHRDIKPSNLILNHKGQVKILDMGHSRFSDDETMNITKLYSPNSVMGTVEYIAPEQSLGQDYDYRCDIYSLGCTLFTLLAGRPPFQGNTYQLLMAHQVDEVPSLKDFQPGIPSALQSVINRMMAKQPSARYQSATEVIKALQAIASSRSAVVVPKLPTKHAMKKQPTQFTIELPVDLPEQKKHQATTGSSPSTRRHSSVVSIDLAAETTAIKQAAVSTTSTKTRRVLPWLILAGLAVAGVAGWFVYQAMSK
- a CDS encoding MmcQ/YjbR family DNA-binding protein, whose translation is MTANEFRKMALKLPDVQESAHMDHPDFRYVNKIFASLGTQESYGMVNLTSEQQKEFLASHPEAFEPCAGVWGKRGYTKVILENADKAAVKEALELAWKKVASTIRPSSKRKK
- a CDS encoding class I SAM-dependent methyltransferase — translated: MAKDLSQVKRGYDRWALVYDHDANPLPALEEPVVKRLAGEVNQLNILDLGCGTGRHAIWLAQAGACVTAVDFSEGMLAEARKKTGAEKIHFIVHDVHQKLPLEDAIIDLIISGLVLEHVCNLPEFFAEVCRVLKPDGRAILSTMHPAMFLKGSQARFTDPISGELVQPGSIAHSISDFIMGALQAGLELNHIEESKPDADFVRQYPRAEKYLDWPMLAVFSFKRHRVRS